One segment of Papaver somniferum cultivar HN1 unplaced genomic scaffold, ASM357369v1 unplaced-scaffold_81, whole genome shotgun sequence DNA contains the following:
- the LOC113345455 gene encoding uncharacterized protein LOC113345455 encodes MNEFRSWISDNGLIEADALGKKYTWTNCHSGAHRIVSKHDRAIVNDAWCEKYDNWRCKALPRRLRQDGDPPFVFTSKLKRLRDALKIWNITVYGDVKFRLKQAELKLELENDLLDQNPRCEIQFLKVADAKKSAEDVRMELALMLKQKSREHWLEDGDQNTHFFTTASA; translated from the exons ATGAATGAGTTTCGAAGTTGGATTTCTGATAATGGATTGATAGAAGCTGATGCACTTGGAAAGAAATATACTTGGACTAACTGTCATAGTGGAGCTCATAGAATTGTCTCTAAACATGATAGAGCGATTGTAAATGATGCTTGGTGTGAAAAATATGATAATTGGAGATGCAAGGCTTTGCCAAGG AGGTTGCGGCAAGATGGTGATCCACCATTTGTTTTCACTTCCAAATTGAAGAGGTTACGAGATGCTTTGAAAATATGGAACATTACTGTATATGGTGATGTTAAGTTCAGGTTGAAACAAGCTGAACTCAAGTTGGAACTGGAGAATGATCTTCTTGATCAGAATCCGAGATGTGAAATTCAATTTCTTAAGGTTGCGGATGCTAAGAAATCTGCTGAGGATGTTCGTATGGAGCTGGCCTTAATGCTCAAGCAGAAATCTAGAGAACActggttggaggatggtgatcaAAACACTCATTTTTTCACAACAGCATCCGCATGA